From a single Calothrix sp. NIES-2098 genomic region:
- a CDS encoding 30S ribosomal protein S2 — protein sequence MPVVSLAQMMESGVHFGHQTRRWNPKMSPYIYTSRNGVHIIDLVQTAQLMEDAYTYMRTQAEQGKKFLFVGTKRQAAGIIAQEASRCGSHYINQRWLGGMLTNWATIKTRVERLKDLERREESGALDLLPKKEASMLRREMAKLQKYLGGIKTMRKVPDVVVIVDQRREYNAVQECQKLGIPIVSMLDTNCDPDVVDIPIPANDDAIRSIKLIVGKLADAIYEGRHGQLDVEDDYEDYEGAEEDYDYDDTELSGTYASDDEEEE from the coding sequence ATGCCAGTCGTTTCATTGGCTCAGATGATGGAGTCAGGGGTTCACTTTGGGCATCAGACCCGGCGTTGGAACCCAAAAATGTCTCCTTACATTTATACTTCCCGCAATGGTGTACACATTATCGACTTGGTGCAAACTGCCCAGTTGATGGAAGATGCATATACTTATATGCGTACCCAAGCCGAACAAGGGAAAAAATTCCTGTTTGTTGGCACTAAGCGGCAAGCGGCGGGTATTATTGCCCAAGAAGCTAGTCGTTGCGGTTCCCACTACATCAACCAACGTTGGTTAGGTGGAATGCTGACCAACTGGGCGACTATCAAAACCAGAGTAGAACGCCTCAAAGATCTGGAACGCCGTGAAGAAAGCGGAGCATTGGATTTATTGCCCAAGAAAGAAGCCTCAATGTTACGCCGAGAAATGGCGAAGCTTCAGAAGTATTTGGGCGGGATTAAAACCATGCGCAAAGTTCCCGATGTGGTGGTGATTGTAGACCAACGGCGGGAGTATAACGCAGTTCAAGAATGCCAAAAATTGGGAATTCCGATTGTATCGATGTTGGATACAAACTGTGACCCCGATGTAGTAGATATCCCCATCCCAGCAAATGACGACGCTATCAGATCGATTAAGCTGATCGTCGGCAAATTGGCGGATGCAATTTATGAAGGTCGTCATGGTCAACTAGATGTGGAAGATGACTATGAAGATTACGAAGGCGCTGAAGAAGATTATGACTATGATGACACCGAGTTGTCTGGTACATATGCAAGCGATGACGAAGAAGAAGAATAG
- a CDS encoding translation elongation factor Ts encodes MAEISAKLVQELRQKTNAGMMDCKKALQENDGDLEKAIDWLRQKGIAKGGTKGDRVAAEGLVDTYIKPGSQVGVLIEVNCQTDFVARNDAFKALVKNLAKQAVTVDSVEALLAQPYIEDTSVTVDDFIKQIITTLGENIKVRRFVNFSIAEGKSGIVDSYIHTGGRVGVLVEVDSETDAVVGNEEFQGLARNTAMQVAACPNVEYVSVDEIPAEVAARETEVEMGRDDLANKPQNIKEKIVQGRIEKRLKEFALLDQPFIRDQSISVEDLVKQVKSKLGQDIKIKRFVRYVLGEGIEKQESNFAEEVAAQMGTK; translated from the coding sequence ATGGCGGAAATATCAGCAAAACTAGTCCAAGAGCTACGCCAAAAAACCAATGCTGGCATGATGGACTGCAAAAAAGCACTACAAGAAAATGATGGCGACCTTGAAAAAGCCATAGATTGGTTGCGGCAAAAGGGCATCGCTAAAGGAGGTACAAAAGGCGATCGCGTTGCAGCAGAAGGTCTAGTAGACACCTATATCAAGCCTGGATCTCAGGTGGGTGTACTGATAGAAGTCAACTGCCAAACCGATTTTGTTGCCCGTAACGATGCTTTTAAGGCTCTAGTTAAGAATCTGGCAAAGCAAGCAGTCACAGTTGATAGTGTTGAGGCTTTATTGGCTCAACCCTATATTGAAGATACAAGCGTAACTGTAGATGACTTCATCAAGCAAATCATTACTACCTTGGGTGAAAATATCAAGGTACGCCGCTTTGTCAATTTTTCAATAGCAGAAGGCAAATCAGGCATAGTAGACAGCTACATTCACACTGGCGGTCGAGTTGGTGTTTTGGTTGAGGTAGACTCCGAAACTGATGCTGTAGTTGGCAATGAAGAGTTCCAAGGTTTAGCACGGAACACCGCTATGCAAGTAGCTGCTTGCCCGAATGTCGAGTATGTCAGTGTAGACGAAATCCCTGCCGAAGTTGCTGCTAGAGAAACAGAAGTTGAAATGGGGCGGGATGATTTAGCTAACAAACCCCAGAACATCAAAGAAAAGATTGTTCAGGGACGGATTGAAAAACGCCTGAAAGAATTTGCTTTGCTAGATCAACCTTTCATTAGAGATCAGAGCATTTCTGTGGAAGACCTGGTGAAGCAAGTTAAGTCTAAGCTAGGTCAAGACATCAAAATTAAACGCTTTGTGCGCTATGTCTTAGGTGAAGGCATTGAAAAGCAAGAAAGTAACTTTGCTGAGGAAGTTGCTGCACAGATGGGCACTAAGTAA